The DNA sequence ACTCATCTTTTCTCTCTCTCTCATGTACTATGATATAAGCTATTATGTATGTGCCCTATTATCATAATCGAATATACACCAACTAATTTCCTTTTTCAAGTATATTTTCGAAAAACTAGTAAATTCCACGAAAGAATCAACTTTATTTTCTAAAAAATAGACACTTTTTCCTTATTTTTCCTTGCAATAAGCCTTATCCACCTCTATTACTGTAAAATGATTCTTTCCTATCTTTTCCTTTGTTTTCGTTTGAATCAGTTCTGTTAGTTCCTCATCCTTCATCTTGTATCCAAAGGGAACTACAATATCAAAAACAAGATTTGCATGGGACGGTCCCATAACCACCCGAAAGTCATGCATAGAAATTTTTTCATCAATTTCCTTTAAAAGGTCCTGCATCTGTACTTTTAATTTATTGACCTGTTCATCTCCTGTCACTACCGGGTCCATATGTATCACTGCTTCACACTTTAATTGATTGCGCAGTTCATGTTCTATATTATCTATCACATCATGAAGTTTTAATATATCTCCGTCCGCCGGAACCTCTGCATGAAGAGATATCATCATACGTCCCGGACCGTAATCATGCACAACCAGGTCATGAATCCCACTTACTTCTGAATGTTTCAGTACAAGTTCTTCTATTTGCTCCACAAATGCTTCTTCCGGCGGCTGTCCCAACAGCGGATTCAAGGTATCTCTCGCCGCACTGATTCCCGCATAAAAAATAAAAATTCCTACCAACACACCACAGTATCCATCAATCTGAAGTCCTGTTAACTTTCCAACAATCGTCGCAATCAAAACCACTGTAGTTGCGCAACTAT is a window from the Roseburia sp. 499 genome containing:
- a CDS encoding cation diffusion facilitator family transporter — translated: MVSVLAGLFIKNKEDVKNPQVRQKYGMLCSVVGILLNVLLFTGKFLAGTISKSISITADAFNNLSDAGSSVITLIGFRMSGAEPDVDHPFGHGRIEYVSGLIVSGAILIMAFELIKSSVEKIIHPEPVEFSMVAVGILIVSICVKLYMAYYNHSIGKKIESTAMGATATDSLSDSCATTVVLIATIVGKLTGLQIDGYCGVLVGIFIFYAGISAARDTLNPLLGQPPEEAFVEQIEELVLKHSEVSGIHDLVVHDYGPGRMMISLHAEVPADGDILKLHDVIDNIEHELRNQLKCEAVIHMDPVVTGDEQVNKLKVQMQDLLKEIDEKISMHDFRVVMGPSHANLVFDIVVPFGYKMKDEELTELIQTKTKEKIGKNHFTVIEVDKAYCKEK